The following proteins come from a genomic window of Limnochordia bacterium:
- a CDS encoding TIM barrel protein, whose amino-acid sequence MERLSSRMVHVHLKDWNIVDDPIVGVFPVPYRSGYFYKEVIVGEGIVPTKEIVAALKKMDFPGFLSIEHGGTIPGKEGLTRALAHIRPFMGT is encoded by the coding sequence TTGGAGCGTTTATCTTCTAGGATGGTACATGTACATTTGAAAGACTGGAATATTGTAGATGATCCCATCGTTGGTGTGTTTCCCGTGCCGTACCGATCTGGTTACTTTTACAAGGAGGTAATTGTGGGTGAAGGAATAGTGCCCACTAAAGAGATTGTTGCAGCACTTAAGAAGATGGACTTTCCAGGCTTCCTTTCCATTGAGCACGGAGGAACGATTCCAGGAAAGGAAGGTCTTACCCGGGCTTTGGCGCACATCAGACCTTTTATGGGAACCTAG
- a CDS encoding FadR family transcriptional regulator: MKSDILAIERRPLYEQVAENLRKYIIQQNLQPGDKLPSEDELAEMFGVGRSSVREAVKSLSVLGVVEIRRREGTVVKNVDPIQFIDNMAYGLYFSPDGLRELHQLRLILELGLVQYIGGNEKLRARTVASLEKRLQEMEAAISSTEQDFVAEDVRFHETLFRCVDSEVTQRFVSVVGDFFVQSERVYGLKYYADKQRRILDEHREITSALAQGDLAGATKALTKHFAWFNEELKEDTLGA, from the coding sequence TTGAAAAGTGACATACTTGCCATTGAAAGGCGTCCCCTGTATGAACAGGTGGCGGAGAATCTACGTAAATACATTATTCAACAGAATCTTCAACCTGGGGACAAGTTGCCGTCAGAAGATGAACTTGCCGAGATGTTTGGTGTAGGCAGGTCATCTGTGCGGGAAGCGGTGAAGAGTCTTTCTGTGCTCGGTGTTGTGGAGATCCGTAGACGGGAAGGAACAGTCGTAAAGAACGTAGATCCCATCCAGTTTATTGATAATATGGCCTATGGCTTGTATTTCAGCCCCGATGGACTGCGGGAATTGCATCAACTGCGTTTGATCTTGGAACTAGGACTAGTACAGTACATCGGTGGGAATGAAAAGCTCCGGGCAAGGACGGTAGCGAGTTTAGAAAAGAGACTCCAAGAAATGGAGGCTGCCATCAGTAGTACAGAACAGGATTTTGTGGCTGAAGATGTTCGGTTTCACGAAACTTTATTCCGCTGTGTAGATAGTGAAGTAACCCAGAGATTTGTCTCAGTGGTGGGGGACTTCTTCGTGCAGAGCGAGAGGGTATACGGCCTAAAGTATTATGCGGATAAGCAAAGGCGGATCCTAGATGAACACCGTGAGATCACTAGTGCTTTAGCACAAGGGGACCTTGCGGGAGCAACGAAGGCGTTAACAAAGCACTTCGCTTGGTTTAATGAGGAACTAAAGGAAGATACATTAGGGGCCTAA
- a CDS encoding family 20 glycosylhydrolase, with protein sequence MFITIKSHWDRVVPRPAKVVQSEGHVELGEGWGLIGGDAQIRQEWIDTFRLSPTVQDKNVTLSLGVMNPEAYEVSIEQENLKVVAGSQVGLGHALKTLFQFSPDGRFPQAKIEDAPSLKMRGFHINFDSFRQMDMDEARYVLNNAAKLRLNTILFEYSNRFPYQKHARIKAPTALSTDNVTELLGIAKANGLDVIPLQQSIGHLDYLLQHDHYACIREEEVHKDQVCPLHPDSFRIFAELAEEVLSLHPGIKHFHIGGDEARRMGTCPRCKEEVERRGVSRLYVDYINRVSQWLKDRDVTPIIWDDMLCSHPEALDDLDRNIIIMYWEYWTTSKSSPYFIARYDRSGKPVTIYDKGWDSTWNDELSDLERTMMKNFGTAVPLEESLGEDFLSVYGPYLGEEFPKRIKGYPYLEFYQDKGFKVIGAPTTLGNGDCYHTLPNYWRFIPNIKTVCERCLVAGAEGVITTAWYNYVPVMFHLGMAATAQFAWGLPEWK encoded by the coding sequence GTGTTTATAACAATTAAAAGTCATTGGGATCGGGTGGTACCTCGGCCAGCAAAGGTAGTCCAAAGCGAAGGACACGTCGAACTAGGAGAAGGCTGGGGCTTAATTGGCGGAGATGCACAAATTCGACAGGAGTGGATCGATACCTTTCGCTTGTCCCCAACGGTCCAAGATAAGAATGTAACCCTAAGCTTAGGGGTAATGAATCCAGAGGCCTATGAAGTTTCCATTGAGCAAGAGAACCTAAAAGTGGTTGCAGGTAGCCAGGTGGGATTAGGACATGCGTTAAAGACCCTGTTCCAGTTTTCCCCTGATGGTCGGTTCCCGCAGGCAAAGATAGAGGATGCTCCTTCCTTAAAGATGAGGGGGTTTCACATAAACTTTGATAGTTTTCGGCAGATGGATATGGATGAGGCTAGATATGTGTTGAACAATGCCGCAAAGTTAAGACTGAATACCATACTCTTTGAGTATTCCAACCGTTTTCCATACCAGAAGCATGCTCGGATCAAGGCTCCTACGGCTCTTTCTACCGATAATGTAACCGAGCTACTGGGAATAGCTAAAGCTAATGGCCTAGATGTCATTCCCCTGCAACAGTCCATCGGGCATCTGGATTATCTTCTACAACATGATCACTATGCTTGCATCCGGGAAGAAGAGGTTCATAAAGATCAGGTGTGCCCCCTGCATCCTGATTCCTTCAGGATCTTTGCAGAGCTCGCCGAGGAGGTCTTATCCCTTCATCCTGGCATCAAGCACTTCCATATCGGGGGCGATGAGGCCCGGCGTATGGGCACTTGCCCAAGGTGTAAGGAAGAGGTAGAAAGAAGGGGTGTAAGTAGGCTGTATGTGGACTACATAAACAGGGTGAGTCAATGGCTTAAAGACAGAGATGTTACACCAATAATCTGGGATGATATGCTCTGTTCTCATCCTGAGGCCCTAGATGATCTGGATCGGAATATTATTATTATGTACTGGGAGTACTGGACCACCAGTAAGAGTAGTCCATACTTCATTGCCAGATATGATAGAAGCGGAAAACCGGTTACTATTTACGATAAAGGTTGGGACTCTACTTGGAATGATGAGCTCTCCGATCTTGAAAGGACCATGATGAAGAATTTTGGTACAGCCGTACCCCTAGAGGAAAGCTTAGGGGAGGACTTCCTTTCAGTATATGGTCCCTATCTCGGGGAGGAGTTTCCCAAACGAATTAAGGGGTATCCCTACCTTGAGTTTTACCAGGATAAGGGATTCAAGGTCATTGGAGCGCCCACTACTCTAGGCAATGGAGATTGCTACCATACGTTACCCAATTACTGGAGATTCATACCGAATATCAAGACGGTGTGTGAGCGATGCCTAGTGGCGGGTGCAGAGGGAGTCATCACCACAGCCTGGTACAATTATGTACCCGTCATGTTCCATCTGGGTATGGCGGCTACTGCTCAATTTGCTTGGGGACTTCCTGAATGGAAGTAG